In Acidobacteriota bacterium, a genomic segment contains:
- a CDS encoding YncE family protein: MLIRANIAAFFLLIAYFGFSGVADVFGQAKPAVVVLNKTDIDLAIVDPATMKVTGRVAVGEGPHEVVISDDGKTAFVANYGAQTPGNTLSIIDIASAMELRRVDLGPLLRPHGIQLIGGKLYFTAEVNRAIARFDPATNKVDWIMGTGQNASHMIAGSSDQKAFYTANIGSDTVTMFRFQNVPPAGSTITQIPVGKQPEAIDLSPDGKEVWVGLNAENAVEIIDAASAKSVAKLPLGGRPYRVRFTPDGRSVLNTIWQTKEIVLVDAISRKEVRRIKLESTPFGVAFSRDGKTAFITAIQPDVVLRVDLETGEVTGRVETGRSPDGVAVTGI; encoded by the coding sequence ATGCTAATACGAGCAAACATTGCCGCATTTTTCCTGTTGATCGCCTACTTCGGTTTCTCTGGCGTTGCCGATGTCTTCGGACAGGCGAAACCCGCTGTTGTCGTCCTCAATAAGACCGACATTGATCTGGCGATCGTCGATCCCGCAACGATGAAGGTGACCGGCAGGGTCGCGGTCGGCGAAGGTCCGCATGAGGTCGTCATCTCTGATGACGGTAAAACGGCGTTTGTCGCTAACTATGGCGCTCAAACCCCGGGAAACACTCTTTCGATAATCGACATCGCGTCTGCTATGGAACTTCGCCGCGTTGACCTCGGCCCGCTGCTCAGGCCGCACGGCATTCAACTCATCGGTGGGAAGCTCTATTTCACGGCGGAGGTGAATCGCGCGATCGCCCGATTCGATCCGGCGACGAACAAGGTCGATTGGATCATGGGCACCGGCCAGAACGCCTCGCATATGATCGCCGGCAGCTCCGACCAGAAGGCTTTCTATACGGCAAATATAGGTTCGGACACGGTAACGATGTTCCGATTTCAAAATGTGCCGCCCGCGGGTTCGACGATTACTCAGATACCGGTTGGAAAACAGCCCGAGGCGATCGACCTTTCGCCCGACGGAAAAGAGGTCTGGGTCGGGCTCAACGCCGAGAACGCAGTCGAGATAATAGATGCCGCCTCGGCGAAGTCTGTCGCAAAGCTTCCGCTTGGCGGCAGGCCCTATCGCGTTCGGTTCACACCCGATGGTAGATCCGTGCTTAACACCATCTGGCAGACCAAGGAGATCGTTCTTGTCGATGCTATCTCGCGAAAGGAGGTACGGCGAATCAAGCTCGAGAGCACTCCCTTTGGCGTTGCGTTTTCTAGGGACGGCAAGACCGCGTTCATCACCGCGATACAACCCGATGTCGTTCTTCGCGTTGATCTTGAGACCGGAGAGGTCACGGGCCGGGTCGAGACGGGCAGATCGCCGGATGGCGTCGCCGTTACAGGTATCTAA